GCTGAGGATGAGGCCCCTCCTCCCGCAAAACCACCCGATATAGTGTCGATCCGTCCCCGCGGAGTGGGGTCGCGCTTCTGAGGTCTACTGCGAGAGCGTTCACGGTGCTGATCCCGGGAACGCTCGGTATTTCTTCTGGTATGCTCGGGACTTCTTCTAGCTCCCCTCGGCGACCGGTCTCGTTGGCGTGCGTCTGTTTGGACAAATTCTTGTAAATGTCCTTCACGAATCAACTTTTCAATTCTGTCTTTGAGGGCCCGGCATTCTTCTGTAGTGTGCCCCTGGTTGCCATGATATCTACAAACTTTAGCTCCGTCTGCGGCATCCGGAGTTCCTCGTCTTGCAGCGGAAATTAGGTTGGCCTGTAGGGCTTTTTCAAACACCTTCTCCCTAGAGGCTGTTAGAGGGGCATACCGGTTGTACTGAGGATTATAAGGAGCAGGGGCGTGTTTTTGCGGCGGCCTGTGGTTACGGTTTTTATCCCGTGACCGTCCCCTCTCATGTTTTGTCTCGGCTGAGGCAGCGTCCGTTTTCCGGCGAAAATGCCGCTGGTCCTCCATCATAatgaatttgttcattttttcttgCAGCTCCTCCATGGTTTTAGGCAACTTGGCGTACAGTGATTCTGAGACATAACCCGGTTTCAGGCAGTTAGGTAAATTAGTGATGATGAACTCATGACTTACCCCCTTTACTCTTCTTGCTACTTCAGTGTAACGGTGCATGAATTTTCTAAGTGGCTCGTCTTTCTCCTGTCTGAGATTGACGAGTTCGGCCGCTGTAGTCGCCTCTTTTCGGTTAGATACGTATTGCCTCTTCAACAGCCCGGCAAACGTACGGAAACTATCAATGGAGTTAGGAGGGAGAGCATAGTACCATTCAAGAGCTTCTCCCTTCAGGGATAGGGAAAACGCTCGGCATTTGACCGGATCGGCACTGGAATAAAAGGCCATTGAATCCAGGAAGCTTCGGAGGTGATGTTCTGGGTCGGTTGTTCCGTCGAATTTTTCTATTTGCGGAGGAGGCCGGTTGGGCATAGGAGCCTGCATGATAGCCTCCGTGAAGGGTAGCAAGTCCGGTGAGCGAGGAGGTCCCCTGTTCTGTGCCGTATGGTCTTCATCATCATTCCGGCTGTGGTCATCTGTTGTGTCTCGCTGTTTCTCCTTGAGTTGTTTAAGTTCCTCTGTGATCTTTAAATAGGCCTCTTGTTGTTGTAGTATGAGTTGATTCTGTCGTTCCAACTGGTCCTGAAGTCGCCTCATTTGCTCCGTGGGGTCTGTATTGTTTCCGTCTCTGCTCCTGGTGGTCACCATAGGGAATCTTCTActtcggccccacggtgggcgccaaaatgttacggtataaatttactgggaccgaagtACTAACCTCAATGACGTCGTCTTCTGTGTTTCTACCCGCTTTTCCTGATTCTTGATCGTACGTCTTCACACTTACTTCAGCCGTCCGGTGATCTCCTGGCTTTGACGGGGGGGGAGGtacttgacatatctctgtTATAATATCTTTGTAAGATATATCCGGTGAATATATctgaatgatatatttttgtgaacATTTTATACGCTGGCCTTTTACGCTGGAATCCGGAAttgggccttgagcccaatGGGAATGTGTGGGCCGTTTGTCCactaggaccgttcggtctttagTTATTTCCGATCGTTGGAAATATAGGACCGTACAGTAGTAATTATCTTTCCTCTAAGATTTAGTTACTTGAGTGTTTTTATAAcacttaaacaatattttattgatgttttaAGTAATGATTGGATATTTTAACAAAGAAGAAATgaagataattatttattctCTGAAAGGATAACTATCAAGTGACAANCTTTGTGTATAAAGTCTTcttaatgttattatttctcCAATTGTATAAATGTATTATATGATgttatttgtgttattttttttatatattttaattagtttatccTAACTCTGTCTTATTTGTGTCatctttagatatttttttaacatacgAGAAAACAATTTACATaattaagaaatcaagaaacacattagaaaaataataattacagtAAAGCGTAAAGTCTTAGCTTTTAGTGTTATTGTGGAACCAAATTGAACGCTGAAGAGAGAGGTCCTATTTTTTCAAACTATGTCACCTCCACACTTAGGGAATTTGAATGCAGCGCTGCTTCTGCTTCTACTCTGCCTCTCTCTGCTTAAATACGGAAATCTTGCGCTTCCGACCTGTCATTTTGAAGTTAATTAGGCCTTGTTCATTTATCCATCGATACTGAAATTTCTTCACATCCATCGTAACAAAATCCTTGTAACCCAACCATGCGATAATCGACTTCCAACTGAAACCAAAACGACGAATATCACGTCCGTTTATAGAAACATAATTTAACCACATGTGATCTCTTGTAAAATCCATTGGAATATGTTTATTGTGTAGACGAAATATAATTCAACACAAAACACCTATGAAATTATTGTCATGCGGAACGGGAGGTGGATCAATGATTATGTTTTCTTTGTCCAGGTATTGTATGTCCACGTTCACAAACTCATTGTTGAACAAATTCGGTATTTGACTTCCAGGCATAATACTTTCAGGCATGTAAATTTCACGGAAAAACAATTGGTAGGTCGCCTTGTACCAGCAGAGTTATTGGTTAGTAGTTGTTCTCctacacaaaacaaaaattaaaaagcaataAGAAGAAGGAAAGAGCATCCACACCTCAATAATTTGAATTGCCCATGAAAAACTCTTTCTAATGCACTCTTCAATCTCAACTAATTCTGGGCAGTCGAAAATGATTAATGCTGTATGTTCAAGAAGTGGAAAATTGGTAAGATTGGAAAGTATTGAAGATTGTGATCTCAACAGGTTGTAAGGTTCTGAGGGCAAGACCGTTCGTGAAGGAAGATTAGGCAAGTATTTCAATCGCTTGCATTCCTGTAAGTTTAAATAATACAGTCTCCAAAGGTCCTTGAGATTAGGCAATGTAACAAAATTGTTTCCCTTTAAATTTAGCTTCTCT
This DNA window, taken from Vigna radiata var. radiata cultivar VC1973A chromosome 5, Vradiata_ver6, whole genome shotgun sequence, encodes the following:
- the LOC106760626 gene encoding uncharacterized protein LOC106760626, producing MVTTRSRDGNNTDPTEQMRRLQDQLERQNQLILQQQEAYLKITEELKQLKEKQRDTTDDHSRNDDEDHTAQNRGPPRSPDLLPFTEAIMQAPMPNRPPPQIEKFDGTTDPEHHLRSFLDSMAFYSSADPVKCRAFSLSLKGEALEWYYALPPNSIDSFRTFAGLLKRQYVSNRKEATTAAELVNLRQEKDEPLRKFMHRYTEVARRVKGVSHEFIITNLPNCLKPGYVSESLYAKLPKTMEELQEKMNKFIMMEDQRHFRRKTDAASAETKHERGRSRDKNRNHRPPQKHAPAPYNPQYNRYAPLTASREKVFEKALQANLISAARRGTPDAADGAKVCRYHGNQGHTTEECRALKDRIEKLIREGHLQEFVQTDARQRDRSPRGARRSPEHTRRNTERSRDQHRERSRSRPQKRDPTPRGRIDTISGGFAGGGASSSARKRHVRSLRSVHNIVRNPLSMPDITFTDEDFHAPDPDQDDPMVITARIAEYDVSKVLIDQGSSVNILYWTTFQKMGLSEDIIAPFGEQIVGFAGERVDTRGYVDLRTRLGTGDRAKELRTRFLLVEAHTSYNALLGRPCLNAFGAIVSTPHLAMKFPSEEGKICTVRADQKIARQCYVASLKDKTYRREKRSEAILVDLDPRTNTDDRIQPQGETK